From Saprospiraceae bacterium, one genomic window encodes:
- the ltrA gene encoding group II intron reverse transcriptase/maturase: MKSARQKECDKSDSLFVANIPVWYESSGKVSPEWLSACKEQRHQTKDLMEKIASPLNLSEASKRVIRNGGKGGVDEMEVGEIRKWLQENMQTLREELLNNKYKAEALRGVQIRKPKGGYRQLGIPTVRDRIVQQAIAQQLQKYYDPSFSENSYGFRPKRNAHQALSKAAKYVTEGKRHVVDIDLEKFFDEVNHHRLMWLLRTRISDKRVMWIINQFLKTGILQGGLMQQRIKGTPQGSPLSPLLSNIVLDELDQELNRRGISYVRYADDLQIFVSSTASAERVMKSITKFIEGRMKLKVNRNKSAIRKYYETNFLGHSILNKGRVGLSKESEVKLKSKLKKITQRNRGDSLEQVLHELKVVLQGWLNYFKYASMQSKLKVIDGWLRRRLKCFRLKQCKRSIGIVRWLRSLGVEETLCWRTALSGKSWWRLSNSPALSIGMNNKWFTELGYYSLAANHEKLHRELL; the protein is encoded by the coding sequence ATGAAATCTGCGAGACAGAAAGAATGTGATAAAAGCGATAGCCTTTTCGTTGCGAACATACCCGTATGGTATGAAAGCAGCGGAAAGGTAAGTCCTGAATGGCTATCTGCATGCAAAGAACAACGACATCAGACGAAAGATTTAATGGAGAAGATAGCATCCCCATTAAATTTATCAGAAGCGAGTAAGCGAGTAATACGCAACGGAGGCAAAGGTGGAGTAGATGAAATGGAAGTAGGTGAAATCAGGAAATGGCTGCAAGAGAATATGCAGACATTACGGGAAGAACTACTAAATAACAAATACAAAGCAGAAGCATTGCGAGGCGTACAAATACGCAAACCCAAAGGAGGCTATCGTCAATTGGGGATTCCGACAGTACGAGACCGAATAGTACAACAAGCCATAGCGCAACAATTGCAAAAGTATTACGATCCTAGTTTCAGCGAGAATAGCTACGGATTTCGCCCAAAGCGAAATGCACATCAAGCATTGAGTAAAGCAGCAAAGTATGTAACAGAAGGAAAGCGTCATGTTGTGGATATTGATTTAGAGAAGTTTTTCGATGAAGTAAATCATCATCGATTAATGTGGTTACTTAGAACACGAATAAGCGACAAGCGAGTGATGTGGATAATTAACCAATTTCTAAAGACAGGAATACTTCAAGGCGGACTTATGCAACAACGGATAAAAGGAACACCACAAGGGAGTCCATTAAGTCCGTTGTTATCAAATATAGTGCTCGACGAATTAGACCAAGAATTAAATCGGCGAGGAATAAGCTATGTGAGATATGCTGACGACCTGCAAATATTTGTAAGCAGCACTGCAAGTGCGGAACGAGTGATGAAAAGCATTACAAAGTTCATAGAAGGCAGGATGAAACTAAAAGTAAACCGGAACAAGAGTGCAATTAGAAAATACTATGAAACAAACTTTTTGGGCCATAGTATACTTAATAAAGGCAGAGTTGGATTAAGTAAAGAAAGCGAGGTGAAGTTAAAGTCGAAACTGAAGAAGATCACGCAACGCAATCGTGGAGATTCATTAGAACAAGTACTCCACGAACTCAAGGTAGTATTACAAGGGTGGCTTAACTACTTCAAATACGCAAGTATGCAAAGCAAGCTTAAAGTAATAGACGGATGGTTGCGGAGACGCCTGAAATGTTTTCGATTGAAACAATGCAAACGCAGTATTGGTATCGTGCGCTGGTTAAGGAGCTTAGGTGTTGAAGAAACCTTATGCTGGCGTACTGCCCTAAGTGGCAAAAGCTGGTGGCGGTTGAGCAATAGTCCAGCCCTCAGTATTGGAATGAACAACAAATGGTTTACCGAACTGGGCTACTATAGCCTAGCCGCTAACCATGAAAAGCTTCATCGGGAGTTACTCTAA